In one window of Kitasatospora sp. MMS16-BH015 DNA:
- a CDS encoding alkyl hydroperoxide reductase, with protein sequence MALDELKAALPEYAKDLKLNLSAIIGNSELPAQQLWGTVLACAMATKSPSVLRELEPEAKANLKPEAYNAAKGAAAIMGMNNVYYRTTHLLSDKEYSTMRAGLRMNIIGTPGVEKLDFELWCFAVSAINGCGQCLDSHEAVLRKGGVEREVIQASVKIAAVIAAVASVLDAEAAIG encoded by the coding sequence ATGGCCCTCGACGAACTGAAGGCCGCGCTGCCGGAGTACGCCAAGGACCTCAAGCTCAACCTGAGCGCGATCATCGGCAACTCCGAGCTCCCCGCACAGCAGCTCTGGGGCACCGTCCTCGCCTGCGCCATGGCGACCAAGTCGCCCTCGGTGCTGCGCGAGCTGGAGCCCGAGGCGAAGGCGAACCTCAAGCCGGAGGCGTACAACGCCGCCAAGGGCGCCGCCGCGATCATGGGGATGAACAACGTCTACTACCGGACCACGCACCTGCTCTCCGACAAGGAGTACAGCACGATGCGGGCCGGTCTGCGGATGAACATCATCGGCACCCCGGGCGTCGAGAAGCTCGACTTCGAGCTGTGGTGCTTCGCGGTCTCCGCGATCAACGGCTGCGGCCAGTGCCTGGACTCGCACGAGGCCGTGCTGCGCAAGGGTGGGGTCGAGCGCGAGGTGATCCAGGCCTCGGTCAAGATCGCCGCCGTGATCGCCGCCGTCGCGTCCGTCCTGGACGCCGAAGCCGCCATCGGCTGA
- a CDS encoding peroxiredoxin produces the protein MLTIGDKFPEFELNACVDLDAASAFAEINHKSYEGKWKIVFFWPMDFTFVCPTEIAAFGKLNEEFADRDAQILGVSGDSEYVHHAWRKDHKDLRDLPFPMLADVKHELMQACGVQGADGLAQRAVFIVDPNNEIQFVMVTAGSVGRNPKEVLRVLDALQTDELCPCNWTKGEDTLDAQALLAG, from the coding sequence GTGCTCACGATCGGTGACAAGTTCCCCGAGTTCGAACTCAACGCCTGTGTCGACCTCGACGCCGCGAGCGCGTTCGCCGAGATCAACCACAAGTCCTACGAGGGCAAGTGGAAGATCGTCTTCTTCTGGCCGATGGACTTCACCTTCGTCTGCCCGACGGAGATCGCCGCGTTCGGCAAGCTGAACGAGGAGTTCGCGGACCGCGACGCCCAGATCCTCGGCGTCTCCGGCGACTCCGAGTACGTGCACCACGCCTGGCGCAAGGACCACAAGGACCTCCGCGACCTGCCCTTCCCGATGCTGGCCGACGTCAAGCACGAGCTGATGCAGGCCTGCGGCGTCCAGGGTGCCGACGGCCTCGCCCAGCGCGCCGTCTTCATCGTGGACCCGAACAACGAGATCCAGTTCGTCATGGTGACCGCCGGCTCCGTCGGCCGTAACCCCAAGGAGGTCCTGCGGGTGCTGGACGCCCTGCAGACCGACGAGCTGTGCCCGTGCAACTGGACCAAGGGCGAGGACACCCTCGACGCCCAGGCCCTGCTGGCCGGCTGA
- a CDS encoding hydrogen peroxide-inducible genes activator produces the protein MAETRHFRDAAAVIGTSQPALSGAVAALEETLGAQLVERTTRRVIITPLGERVAAHARRVLSSLHELTEEVEAARRPFTGPLHLGVIPTVAPYLLPAVLRLVRAGYPELELHVHEERTPSLLEGLAAGRLDVLLLALPAGGSSPTRDIPLFDEDFVLVTPPEHELAGAEDLPRDSLLDLDVLLLEEGHCLRDQTLDLCREVGADQSGGTTRAAGLSTLVQLVAGGLGVTLLPATALEVEAGRTDRLAVARFAEPTPGRRIGLATRPGSARAAEYDRFAASLREVLAELPVRIVE, from the coding sequence GTGGCCGAGACCCGGCACTTCCGCGACGCCGCCGCCGTGATCGGCACCAGCCAGCCCGCGCTCTCCGGGGCGGTCGCCGCCCTGGAGGAGACGCTCGGCGCCCAGCTGGTCGAGCGCACCACCCGCAGGGTCATCATCACCCCGCTGGGCGAGCGTGTCGCCGCCCACGCGCGCCGGGTGCTCAGCTCGCTGCACGAGCTCACCGAGGAGGTCGAGGCGGCCCGCCGGCCGTTCACCGGCCCGCTGCACCTGGGCGTCATCCCGACCGTCGCGCCCTACCTGCTGCCCGCCGTGCTCCGGCTGGTGCGGGCCGGCTACCCCGAGCTCGAACTGCACGTCCACGAGGAGCGCACCCCCTCGCTGCTCGAGGGCCTGGCCGCCGGGCGGCTCGACGTGCTGCTGCTCGCCCTCCCGGCCGGCGGCAGCTCGCCCACCCGGGACATCCCGCTCTTCGACGAGGACTTCGTGCTGGTCACCCCGCCCGAGCACGAGCTGGCCGGGGCCGAGGACCTGCCCCGGGACTCCCTGCTCGACCTCGACGTGCTGCTGCTCGAAGAGGGCCACTGCCTCCGCGACCAGACCCTGGACCTCTGCCGCGAGGTCGGCGCCGACCAGAGCGGCGGCACCACCCGGGCCGCCGGGCTCTCCACCCTGGTGCAGCTGGTGGCCGGCGGCCTCGGCGTCACGCTGCTCCCGGCCACCGCCCTGGAGGTGGAGGCCGGCCGCACCGACCGGTTGGCCGTGGCCCGGTTCGCCGAGCCCACCCCCGGCCGCCGGATCGGCCTGGCCACCCGCCCCGGCTCGGCCCGTGCCGCCGAGTACGACCGCTTCGCCGCCTCGCTCCGGGAGGTGCTGGCCGAACTCCCGGTCCGGATCGTGGAGTGA
- a CDS encoding AAA family ATPase, with product MYVSRIRIDRHEYFHGGRAVDLDLTRPDGTHSGWTVLAGPGGSGKTTLLQALAGRAGAELSDQDGRPLQPGDHFCALLPAESEGPLPEGALALMADGLLPAGRRLTERLTVEADGVELPLESLGGGARALVSLVAELLRQAHRYEPEEELVVPGTPPTAPIAGLALIDDAEAHLHPAWQQRLGEWLVAHFPNLQFVVATHSPYLCQAADPGGLIHLPGPEQPPAPPRVLDEDEQQRVVYGSGDDAVVSPLFGLPSAYSPQAEAERGLLVALERKLYAGEATDAEIAAYQELGAKLNSSLAAQALDLRGRAGGRP from the coding sequence GTGTACGTCTCCAGGATCAGGATCGACCGGCACGAGTACTTCCACGGCGGGCGCGCGGTCGACCTCGACCTGACCCGCCCCGACGGCACCCACTCCGGCTGGACGGTGCTCGCCGGGCCGGGCGGCTCCGGCAAGACCACCCTGCTCCAGGCCCTGGCAGGCCGGGCCGGGGCCGAGCTGAGCGACCAGGACGGCCGGCCGCTGCAGCCCGGCGACCACTTCTGCGCCCTCCTCCCGGCCGAGTCCGAGGGCCCGCTGCCCGAGGGCGCGCTCGCCCTGATGGCCGACGGGCTGCTGCCCGCCGGCCGGCGGCTGACCGAGCGGCTCACGGTCGAGGCCGACGGGGTCGAGCTGCCGCTCGAATCGCTCGGCGGCGGCGCCCGGGCCCTGGTCTCGCTGGTGGCCGAGCTGCTCCGGCAGGCCCATCGGTACGAGCCGGAGGAGGAGCTGGTGGTGCCCGGCACCCCGCCCACCGCACCGATCGCCGGGCTGGCCCTGATCGACGACGCCGAGGCCCACCTGCACCCGGCCTGGCAGCAGCGCCTGGGCGAGTGGCTGGTCGCGCACTTCCCCAACCTCCAGTTCGTGGTCGCCACCCACAGCCCGTACCTCTGCCAGGCGGCCGACCCGGGCGGCCTGATCCACCTGCCCGGCCCCGAGCAGCCGCCCGCCCCGCCCCGGGTGCTGGACGAGGACGAGCAGCAGCGGGTGGTCTACGGCAGCGGGGACGACGCCGTGGTCTCCCCCCTGTTCGGGCTGCCCAGCGCGTACTCGCCGCAGGCCGAGGCCGAGCGGGGGCTGCTGGTGGCGCTCGAACGCAAGCTCTACGCGGGCGAGGCCACCGACGCCGAGATCGCCGCCTACCAGGAGCTCGGCGCCAAGCTCAACAGCTCGCTCGCCGCCCAGGCCCTGGACCTGCGGGGGCGTGCCGGCGGCCGGCCGTGA
- a CDS encoding ATP-binding SpoIIE family protein phosphatase: MRDPLKPQAGQPPVVPAQRRPPAPPGAPPRPAVLPRTAERLAYLDSATRRINSSLDLAATLRNLGKVLVPALADAAVVHLRDPLPNIERDPGRPTALRLHHAHGTRLGQRLKTRAIRPGGPLAQALDHQLPAGPVVLDTPSAARLRPLLEELYGPRALSRLAAGTALLALPLRGRKAVLGLLLLIRRPGKTAGEATGQATGGPIGGPSPFGRATAPKRPSAFDLTSAFDAASAFDATDSATAAHLATQAGLAVDTALRYSREWEIADELQRSMLPTHLPQRHGVRLAHRYLPSESGAQVGGDWYDSVPLPGNRVALIVGDVMGHSLTSAAIMGQLRTSAQTLAALDLPPHEVLYHLDEQAQRLGREQHLATCLYAVYDPIANRVVLANAGHVPPLLIQPDGRTDLLELPAGAPIGVGGVDFHSVELAAPPGSALLLFTDGLVESRRRSLTTGLELLRSRIAAAHRHSPEHLCQEALRILPPGERADDIALLAAAFDGIPAEDVAYWYLQPRHETPGRARRLAGHALRRWGLEPLAENTELMVSELVTNAIQHATRPVTLRLVRTSVLRCEVGDDSALLPRARRAGPEDERGRGLQIVARCAERWGATRLGAGKVVWFEQRLPQW, encoded by the coding sequence GTGCGCGACCCCCTCAAGCCCCAGGCGGGCCAGCCGCCCGTCGTACCGGCCCAGCGCCGACCGCCCGCACCGCCGGGCGCGCCGCCGCGCCCCGCCGTCCTGCCCCGGACGGCCGAACGGCTGGCGTACCTGGACAGCGCCACCCGGCGGATCAACAGCTCGCTCGACCTCGCCGCCACCCTGCGCAACCTAGGCAAGGTGCTGGTGCCCGCACTGGCCGACGCCGCCGTGGTGCACCTGCGCGACCCGCTGCCCAACATCGAGCGCGACCCCGGCCGGCCCACCGCGCTGCGCCTGCACCACGCCCACGGCACCCGGCTCGGCCAGCGCCTGAAGACCCGGGCCATCCGCCCCGGCGGCCCGCTGGCCCAGGCCCTGGACCACCAGCTGCCGGCCGGCCCGGTGGTGCTCGACACCCCCTCCGCCGCCCGCCTGCGGCCACTCCTCGAGGAGCTCTACGGCCCGCGCGCGCTCAGCCGCCTGGCGGCCGGCACCGCCCTGCTGGCCCTGCCGCTGCGCGGCCGCAAGGCCGTGCTCGGCCTGCTGCTGCTGATCCGCCGCCCCGGCAAGACGGCCGGCGAGGCGACCGGCCAGGCGACCGGCGGCCCGATCGGCGGCCCGAGCCCCTTCGGGCGGGCCACCGCCCCCAAGCGGCCCTCCGCCTTCGACCTCACCTCGGCCTTCGACGCGGCCAGCGCCTTCGACGCCACCGACAGCGCCACCGCCGCCCACCTGGCCACCCAGGCCGGGCTGGCCGTGGACACCGCGCTGCGCTACTCCCGCGAGTGGGAGATCGCCGACGAGCTCCAGCGCAGCATGCTGCCCACCCACCTGCCGCAGCGCCACGGCGTACGGCTGGCCCACCGCTACCTGCCCAGCGAGAGCGGCGCCCAGGTCGGCGGCGACTGGTACGACTCGGTGCCGCTGCCCGGCAACCGCGTCGCGCTGATCGTCGGGGACGTGATGGGCCACTCGCTCACCTCGGCCGCGATCATGGGCCAGCTGCGCACCAGCGCGCAGACCCTGGCCGCGCTCGACCTGCCACCGCACGAGGTGCTCTACCACCTCGACGAGCAGGCCCAACGCCTGGGTCGGGAACAGCACTTGGCCACCTGCCTGTACGCGGTCTACGACCCGATCGCCAACCGGGTGGTGCTCGCCAACGCGGGCCACGTACCGCCGCTGCTGATCCAACCCGACGGCCGCACCGACCTGCTGGAGCTGCCGGCCGGCGCCCCGATCGGGGTCGGCGGGGTGGACTTCCACTCGGTGGAGCTGGCCGCCCCGCCCGGCTCGGCCCTGCTGCTCTTCACCGACGGCCTGGTCGAATCGCGCCGCCGCTCGCTGACCACCGGCCTGGAGCTGCTGCGCAGCCGGATCGCCGCCGCGCACCGGCACTCCCCCGAACACCTCTGCCAGGAGGCCCTGCGGATCCTGCCCCCGGGCGAACGGGCCGACGACATCGCCCTGTTGGCCGCCGCCTTCGACGGCATCCCGGCCGAGGACGTGGCCTACTGGTACCTCCAGCCCCGGCACGAGACCCCCGGCCGGGCCCGCCGGCTGGCCGGGCACGCGCTGCGCCGCTGGGGGCTCGAACCACTGGCCGAGAACACCGAGTTGATGGTGAGCGAGCTGGTCACCAACGCGATCCAGCACGCCACCCGGCCGGTGACGCTGCGGCTGGTCCGCACCTCCGTCCTGCGCTGCGAGGTCGGCGACGACAGCGCCCTGCTGCCACGCGCACGGCGGGCCGGGCCGGAGGACGAGCGGGGGCGGGGCTTGCAGATAGTGGCCCGCTGCGCAGAACGCTGGGGAGCGACGCGGCTGGGGGCAGGCAAGGTGGTCTGGTTCGAGCAACGACTCCCTCAATGGTGA
- a CDS encoding class I SAM-dependent methyltransferase, with protein sequence MTTGQIADPAQGHGPGASDPRAGRRAGRALQAVAFDAIGAAYGAAFPDKTGQLACGRWLLGALPAGSRVLDVGCGTGDPTVRQLAAGGLRVTGVDLSDGMLGLARRTAPEAAAYHRIDMYDLATPRADRAWGLPELGPAAAGRFDAATAFFSLILLPQREIPTVLGRIRTLLRPGGLLALGVVEADLDHAPLPFLGHEIRISGYLREELHQMLSRAGFTVEAQTGHPYAPASTTLPPEEQLFLCCRRTG encoded by the coding sequence GTGACGACCGGACAGATAGCCGATCCCGCTCAGGGCCACGGGCCCGGTGCCTCCGACCCCCGGGCCGGCCGCCGCGCCGGGCGTGCTCTGCAGGCCGTCGCCTTCGACGCCATCGGTGCGGCCTACGGCGCCGCCTTCCCCGACAAGACCGGCCAACTGGCCTGCGGGCGCTGGCTGCTCGGCGCGCTGCCGGCCGGTTCCCGGGTGCTGGACGTGGGCTGCGGAACGGGTGATCCGACGGTGCGCCAGCTGGCCGCGGGCGGGCTGCGGGTGACCGGGGTCGACCTCTCCGACGGCATGCTCGGCCTGGCCCGGCGCACCGCGCCCGAGGCCGCCGCCTACCACCGGATCGACATGTACGACCTGGCCACCCCACGCGCCGACCGGGCCTGGGGCCTGCCGGAGCTCGGCCCGGCCGCGGCCGGCCGCTTCGACGCGGCCACCGCCTTCTTCTCGCTGATCCTGCTGCCCCAGCGGGAGATCCCCACCGTGCTCGGTCGGATCCGCACCCTGCTGCGGCCCGGCGGCCTGCTCGCCCTCGGCGTGGTCGAGGCCGACCTCGACCACGCGCCGCTGCCCTTCCTCGGCCACGAGATAAGGATCAGCGGCTACCTACGGGAGGAACTCCACCAGATGCTCTCCAGAGCCGGGTTCACCGTCGAGGCCCAGACCGGCCACCCCTACGCCCCCGCCAGCACCACCCTGCCCCCGGAGGAACAACTGTTCCTGTGCTGTCGGCGGACGGGCTGA
- a CDS encoding AfsR/SARP family transcriptional regulator, with translation MELRETPHSTALRFQVLGPVQAWRGEQQLALGSPQQQAVLTALLLHQGRPVTTQDLVDGLWGENPPPQAVAALRTYVSRLRAVIEPNREVRARAELLVSVSDGYALRVAPEAVDLTVFDGLVAEASAARSAGDAPEAHRLLVEALALWSGRPLAGVPGGYADAQRLRLAERQITAWEERCATALDIGLHAEVVAELSTLAAEHPLRERLRELLMLALYRCGRQAESLGVYADTRKLLIDELGVEPGAGLATMHSRILAADPSLTLAPTAAADNSERDSGPVFTPPAQLPADVSDFSGRAALVGELQGVLQNASGQAVVVTSLAGIGGVGKTTLAVHVAHSVRSEFPDGQLYVDLRGAGASPADPAVVLGDFLHALGAAETPESLDQRAALYRSLLANRRMLILLDNAQDVNQLTPLIPGVAGCAVLVTSRSRLAGIPGAHLVDVEELTPEEALALFSAIVGEQRVAAEPEAALAVVTACGFLPLAVRIAAARLASRPRWSVSDLARRLADQRRRLAELQLGNLAVETTIGLGYGQLSTDEARAFRLLSLVDSPDLPLSAVTALLGVGEDRAEELAEALVEANMLECFTPGRYRYHDLLRLYAQHRNEKLKDTAAQDAARLRLLELLLASTTNAAQAIEPEEMLPAPLNPLRSAGLSFGSSRNGQDWLRQETALLLSSVESTVAGPTELARPAVDLLIVLNAMVEDPTHAARIRQTLQFAEAQARAREDRAVLARVHYALGFLRYVASDFQQAEVALRESLDHQDPDADRLLRCMVTNLLGMMLYLGNRVSEALPFFEEALASCIVINSRSGEARILGNIARVHLILGNPEAAVEAVHQAVATARASDNAPCLADTVYQLGIVLSSTGSPAEAATHLREARDLYQEQQNRFREAYTLARLAACLMSDGQSAEAAEAADEALVIARELDAAHCEGLANAALGEALLELGQPARGLACLQEAHAIFTRLGVPEASPVKDLIDRLHTESLIPPAP, from the coding sequence ATGGAGCTTCGGGAAACGCCGCACTCCACAGCGCTGCGCTTCCAGGTGCTCGGTCCCGTCCAGGCCTGGCGCGGCGAGCAGCAGCTCGCCCTCGGCTCCCCGCAGCAGCAGGCCGTGCTCACCGCGCTGCTGCTGCACCAGGGCCGCCCGGTGACCACGCAGGACCTGGTGGACGGCCTCTGGGGCGAGAATCCGCCGCCGCAGGCCGTTGCGGCCCTGCGCACCTACGTCTCCCGGCTGCGCGCCGTCATCGAGCCAAACCGCGAAGTGCGGGCCCGGGCCGAGCTGCTGGTCTCGGTCAGCGACGGCTACGCGCTGCGGGTGGCCCCGGAGGCGGTGGATCTCACCGTCTTCGACGGACTGGTCGCCGAGGCCTCCGCCGCCCGGAGCGCGGGGGACGCGCCGGAGGCGCACCGGCTCCTCGTCGAGGCGCTCGCGCTCTGGAGCGGCCGCCCGCTGGCCGGCGTGCCCGGCGGCTACGCGGACGCCCAGCGCCTGCGGCTGGCCGAGCGTCAGATCACCGCCTGGGAGGAGCGCTGCGCCACCGCCCTCGACATCGGCCTGCACGCCGAGGTGGTCGCCGAGCTCAGCACCCTGGCCGCCGAGCACCCGCTGCGCGAGCGCCTGCGCGAGCTGCTGATGCTCGCCCTCTACCGCTGCGGCCGGCAGGCCGAGTCGCTGGGCGTGTACGCCGACACCCGCAAGCTGCTGATCGACGAGCTGGGCGTGGAGCCCGGGGCCGGGCTGGCCACCATGCATTCGCGGATTCTGGCCGCCGATCCGAGCCTGACCCTCGCTCCGACGGCGGCTGCGGACAATTCCGAACGGGACAGCGGGCCGGTCTTCACCCCACCCGCACAGCTCCCCGCCGACGTGTCCGATTTCAGTGGACGCGCGGCACTTGTCGGCGAACTCCAGGGCGTGCTGCAGAATGCGTCCGGCCAAGCCGTGGTGGTCACCTCGCTCGCCGGGATCGGGGGGGTCGGAAAGACCACCCTCGCGGTCCACGTCGCGCACAGCGTCCGTTCGGAATTCCCCGACGGGCAGCTCTACGTCGATCTCCGCGGCGCCGGCGCCTCGCCCGCCGACCCGGCCGTGGTGCTCGGTGACTTCCTGCACGCGCTCGGCGCCGCCGAGACCCCGGAGTCGCTCGACCAGCGCGCCGCGCTCTACCGATCGCTGCTGGCCAACCGGCGGATGCTGATCCTGCTGGACAACGCCCAGGACGTGAACCAGCTGACCCCGCTCATCCCCGGGGTCGCGGGCTGCGCGGTGCTGGTGACCAGCCGGTCCCGGCTGGCCGGCATCCCCGGCGCGCACCTGGTGGACGTGGAGGAGCTGACCCCCGAGGAGGCGCTCGCGCTCTTCTCCGCGATCGTCGGCGAGCAGCGGGTGGCCGCCGAACCGGAGGCCGCGCTGGCCGTGGTGACGGCCTGTGGTTTCCTGCCGCTGGCCGTCCGGATCGCCGCCGCCCGGCTGGCCAGCCGGCCGCGCTGGAGCGTCTCCGACCTGGCCCGTCGGTTAGCGGACCAGCGGCGCCGGCTGGCCGAGCTGCAGCTGGGCAACCTCGCCGTCGAGACCACCATCGGGCTCGGCTACGGCCAGCTCAGCACCGACGAGGCCCGGGCCTTCCGGCTGCTCTCCCTGGTCGACTCCCCCGACCTCCCGCTCAGCGCCGTCACGGCGCTGCTCGGCGTGGGCGAGGACCGGGCGGAGGAGCTGGCCGAGGCGCTGGTCGAGGCCAACATGCTGGAGTGCTTCACCCCCGGCCGGTACCGGTACCACGACCTGCTGCGCCTGTACGCCCAGCACCGGAACGAGAAGCTCAAGGACACCGCGGCCCAGGACGCCGCCCGGCTGCGCCTGCTGGAGCTCCTGCTCGCCAGCACCACGAACGCGGCGCAGGCCATCGAGCCCGAGGAGATGCTGCCGGCGCCGTTGAACCCGCTCCGATCGGCCGGGCTCTCATTCGGCTCCAGCCGGAACGGGCAGGACTGGCTGCGGCAGGAGACGGCACTGCTGCTGAGCAGCGTCGAGTCCACCGTCGCCGGGCCCACCGAGCTCGCCCGACCGGCAGTGGACCTGCTGATCGTGCTCAACGCCATGGTCGAGGACCCGACTCACGCCGCACGCATCCGGCAGACCCTCCAGTTCGCCGAGGCGCAGGCCCGCGCCCGGGAGGATCGCGCGGTCCTCGCCCGGGTCCACTACGCGCTGGGCTTCCTGCGGTACGTGGCGAGCGACTTCCAGCAGGCCGAAGTGGCGCTGCGGGAGAGCCTGGACCACCAGGACCCGGACGCCGACCGGCTGCTGCGCTGCATGGTGACCAACCTGCTCGGCATGATGCTCTACCTCGGGAACCGGGTCAGCGAGGCCCTGCCCTTCTTCGAGGAGGCGCTGGCGAGCTGCATCGTGATCAACTCCCGGAGCGGCGAGGCCCGGATCCTCGGCAACATCGCCCGGGTCCACCTCATCCTCGGCAACCCCGAGGCCGCCGTGGAGGCCGTGCACCAGGCGGTGGCCACGGCCCGTGCCTCGGACAACGCCCCCTGCCTGGCGGACACCGTCTACCAGTTGGGCATCGTGCTCTCCTCGACCGGTTCGCCGGCCGAGGCGGCCACCCATCTGCGGGAGGCCCGCGACCTCTACCAGGAGCAGCAGAACCGCTTCCGGGAGGCGTACACGCTGGCCCGGCTGGCGGCCTGCCTGATGAGTGACGGCCAGTCGGCGGAGGCCGCCGAGGCGGCCGACGAAGCGTTGGTGATCGCGCGTGAGCTGGACGCGGCGCACTGCGAAGGGCTCGCGAACGCCGCGCTCGGTGAGGCCCTCCTGGAGTTGGGCCAACCGGCCCGTGGGCTGGCTTGCCTCCAGGAGGCTCACGCGATCTTCACCCGACTCGGTGTGCCCGAGGCCTCCCCCGTGAAGGACCTCATCGACCGACTGCACACCGAGTCCCTCATACCCCCCGCGCCGTGA
- a CDS encoding fumarate hydratase, translating into MAPTPEFAYSDLLPLGADPTPYRKITSEGVSTFEADGRTFLKVEPEALRLLTAEAMHDISHYLRPAHLAQLRRILDDPEASPNDRFVALDLLKNVNISAGGILPMCQDTGTAIVMGKRGQNVLTQGGDEAAIAEGVYDAYTKLNLRYSQMAPVTMWDEKNTGNNLPAQIELYATDGDAYKFLFMAKGGGSANKSYLYQETKAILNEASMLSFLEQKIRSLGTAACPPYHLAIVVGGTSAEFALKTAKYASAHYLDNLPTSGDAATGHGFRDLELEAKVTELTQKIGIGAQFGGKYFCHDVRVIRLPRHGASLPVAMAVSCSADRQALGKITAEGVFLEQLETDPAKYLPDTTDEHLDDEVVRVDLNQPMSEIRAELSKYPVKTRLSLSGTLVVARDIAHAKIKERLDAGEGMPQYMKDHPVYYAGPAKTPEGYASGSFGPTTAGRMDSYVDQFQAAGGSMVMLAKGNRSKQVTKACGEHGGFYLGSIGGPAARLAQDCIKKVEVLEYPELGMEAVWRIEVEDFPAFIVVDDKGNDFFAEVTDGPLITSIRVRSAEK; encoded by the coding sequence ATGGCTCCCACGCCAGAGTTCGCCTACTCCGACCTCCTCCCCCTGGGGGCCGACCCGACCCCGTACCGGAAGATCACGTCCGAGGGCGTCTCCACCTTCGAGGCCGACGGCCGGACCTTCCTGAAGGTCGAGCCGGAGGCGCTGCGGCTGCTCACCGCCGAGGCGATGCACGACATCTCGCACTACCTGCGCCCGGCCCACCTGGCCCAGCTGCGCCGGATCCTGGACGACCCGGAGGCCAGCCCGAACGACCGCTTCGTCGCGCTGGACCTGCTGAAGAACGTCAACATCTCGGCCGGCGGCATCCTCCCGATGTGCCAGGACACCGGCACCGCGATCGTGATGGGCAAGCGCGGCCAGAACGTGCTCACCCAGGGCGGCGACGAGGCCGCCATCGCGGAGGGCGTCTACGACGCGTACACCAAGCTCAACCTGCGGTACTCGCAGATGGCTCCGGTGACCATGTGGGACGAGAAGAACACCGGCAACAACCTCCCGGCCCAGATCGAGCTCTACGCGACCGACGGCGACGCCTACAAGTTCCTCTTCATGGCCAAGGGCGGCGGCTCGGCCAACAAGTCGTACCTGTACCAGGAGACCAAGGCGATCCTCAACGAGGCGTCGATGCTCAGCTTCCTGGAGCAGAAGATCCGCTCGCTCGGCACCGCGGCCTGCCCGCCGTACCACCTGGCGATCGTGGTCGGCGGCACCAGCGCCGAGTTCGCGCTGAAGACCGCCAAGTACGCCTCCGCGCACTACCTGGACAACCTGCCGACCAGCGGCGACGCCGCCACCGGCCACGGCTTCCGCGACCTCGAGCTGGAGGCCAAGGTCACCGAGCTGACCCAGAAGATCGGCATCGGCGCGCAGTTCGGCGGCAAGTACTTCTGCCACGACGTCCGCGTGATCCGCCTGCCCCGCCACGGCGCCTCGCTGCCGGTCGCGATGGCCGTCTCCTGCTCGGCCGACCGCCAGGCGCTCGGCAAGATCACCGCCGAGGGCGTCTTCCTCGAGCAGCTCGAGACCGACCCGGCGAAGTACCTGCCGGACACCACGGACGAGCACCTCGACGACGAGGTCGTGCGGGTGGACCTCAACCAGCCGATGAGCGAGATCCGCGCCGAGCTCTCCAAGTACCCGGTCAAGACCCGCCTTTCGCTCAGCGGCACCCTGGTCGTGGCGCGCGACATCGCGCACGCCAAGATCAAGGAGCGCCTGGACGCGGGCGAGGGCATGCCCCAGTACATGAAGGACCACCCGGTCTACTACGCCGGCCCGGCCAAGACCCCCGAGGGCTACGCCTCCGGCTCCTTCGGCCCGACCACGGCGGGCCGGATGGACTCCTACGTCGACCAGTTCCAGGCGGCCGGCGGCTCGATGGTCATGCTGGCCAAGGGCAACCGCTCCAAGCAGGTCACCAAGGCCTGCGGCGAGCACGGCGGCTTCTACCTCGGCTCGATCGGCGGCCCGGCCGCGCGGCTCGCGCAGGACTGCATCAAGAAGGTCGAGGTGCTGGAGTACCCCGAGCTCGGCATGGAGGCGGTCTGGCGGATCGAGGTCGAGGACTTCCCGGCCTTCATCGTGGTGGACGACAAGGGCAACGACTTCTTCGCCGAGGTCACGGACGGTCCGCTGATCACCAGCATCCGCGTCCGCTCCGCGGAGAAGTAG